One Candidatus Neomarinimicrobiota bacterium genomic region harbors:
- a CDS encoding hemerythrin domain-containing protein encodes MKPTDILVKEHDAILVMLNILEKVCLRLDTGENVKSTDLENIVEFFKVFADKCHHGKEEDILFPALEEYGIPNEGGPIGVMLSEHIVGRDNVKGMSNSIDDYKDGRESASKDFVRYARKYIALLTEHIDKENNVLFKMADIHIPEERQQSLLVDFERAEEEKIGPGVHEKFHRLLEELSGVYLKNPTEAVVAAD; translated from the coding sequence ATGAAACCAACAGATATATTGGTAAAAGAACACGATGCAATACTGGTAATGCTGAATATCTTAGAGAAGGTCTGTCTCAGGCTCGATACCGGAGAAAACGTGAAATCAACAGATCTCGAAAACATAGTAGAGTTCTTCAAAGTGTTTGCTGACAAATGTCATCATGGTAAAGAAGAGGATATACTCTTTCCTGCCCTGGAAGAATATGGTATACCCAATGAGGGTGGACCGATAGGGGTAATGTTATCGGAGCATATCGTAGGGCGAGATAATGTCAAAGGCATGAGCAACTCAATTGATGACTACAAAGATGGAAGGGAATCCGCGTCTAAGGACTTTGTCCGATATGCGAGGAAATACATCGCACTGTTAACGGAGCACATTGATAAAGAGAATAACGTTCTTTTCAAAATGGCCGATATTCATATTCCGGAAGAGAGGCAGCAATCTCTTTTAGTGGATTTCGAAAGAGCCGAGGAAGAGAAAATCGGTCCGGGAGTACACGAAAAATTCCACCGGCTTTTAGAGGAATTAAGTGGGGTCTATTTGAAAAATCCTACTGAGGCAGTTGTTGCCGCTGACTGA
- a CDS encoding carboxymuconolactone decarboxylase family protein codes for MSKTNSDKIPTFYLQFMERYPEVGESYEKLGDAVHNSGPLDEKTRSLVKLGISIGARLEGAVHSHTRKALRVGVKPDEIRHAVILSLPTIGLPSMMAALSWVEDVL; via the coding sequence ATGTCAAAAACAAATTCAGACAAAATACCAACATTTTATCTCCAGTTTATGGAAAGATATCCCGAGGTGGGTGAAAGCTATGAAAAACTGGGAGATGCGGTTCACAATTCGGGTCCTTTGGATGAAAAGACTCGTTCGTTGGTAAAACTCGGTATCTCGATCGGAGCAAGGTTAGAGGGAGCAGTTCACTCTCATACACGGAAGGCGCTTCGTGTAGGTGTCAAACCCGATGAGATTCGTCACGCTGTAATTCTATCCCTGCCCACAATAGGACTGCCCTCTATGATGGCTGCTTTGTCGTGGGTAGAAGATGTGCTATAG